A window from Trinickia violacea encodes these proteins:
- a CDS encoding zinc ribbon domain-containing protein, translating into MTLSVFQCTQCGATLFPARVFCPACGGAQWRECAVVRGTVNESTVVRHRVGAQEGGDVHLASVVTSAGPVVIARLEQGVLAGDEVALDMDEANRILARPIRAIE; encoded by the coding sequence ATGACGCTCAGCGTATTTCAATGCACCCAGTGCGGCGCGACGCTATTCCCGGCGCGAGTTTTCTGCCCCGCGTGCGGCGGGGCGCAATGGCGCGAATGCGCCGTCGTGCGCGGCACGGTGAACGAGTCGACGGTGGTGCGTCATCGCGTCGGCGCGCAGGAAGGCGGCGACGTGCATCTTGCGAGCGTCGTGACGAGCGCCGGTCCGGTCGTGATCGCGCGGCTCGAACAGGGTGTGCTGGCCGGCGACGAAGTGGCCCTCGACATGGACGAAGCGAACCGCATTCTCGCTCGTCCGATTCGAGCAATCGAGTAA
- a CDS encoding cyclase family protein, with protein sequence MLKAFADALQSGAIRVIDLSQTLHARTPIIPLPPQYGQTAPFRLEEISNFDERGPAWYWNNISCGEHTGTHFDAPIHWITGRDYPNNATDTIDVQKLIAPACVIDVSAEVRESADYLLTIERVEQWEAEHGRIPAGSWVLMRTDWSQRTDPDAFLNVKEDGAHTPGGHPDLPNFLAREREVIGWGTEGVGTDAGQAYAFAQPFPCHSNMHGNNKFGLASLVNLDKLPATGALLITPPLKIRRGSGSPCRVLALVEAAIGHV encoded by the coding sequence ATGCTCAAAGCCTTCGCAGATGCGTTGCAAAGCGGCGCGATTCGCGTCATCGATCTGAGCCAGACGCTGCACGCGCGCACGCCGATCATTCCGCTGCCGCCTCAATACGGTCAGACAGCGCCGTTTCGACTCGAAGAGATCTCGAACTTCGACGAACGCGGCCCGGCCTGGTACTGGAACAACATCTCGTGCGGCGAGCACACGGGCACGCACTTCGACGCGCCGATTCACTGGATCACCGGGCGCGACTATCCGAACAACGCGACCGACACGATCGACGTCCAGAAGCTGATCGCGCCGGCTTGCGTGATCGACGTGTCGGCTGAGGTGCGTGAAAGCGCCGACTATTTGCTGACCATCGAGCGTGTCGAGCAGTGGGAGGCCGAGCACGGACGCATTCCGGCGGGAAGCTGGGTGCTGATGCGCACGGACTGGTCGCAGCGGACCGATCCGGACGCCTTTCTCAACGTGAAAGAAGACGGCGCACATACGCCGGGCGGGCACCCCGACCTGCCGAACTTCCTCGCGCGGGAACGCGAGGTGATCGGCTGGGGCACGGAGGGCGTCGGTACCGATGCGGGGCAGGCGTATGCGTTCGCGCAGCCGTTCCCGTGCCATTCCAACATGCACGGCAACAACAAGTTCGGCTTGGCGAGCCTCGTCAACCTCGACAAGCTGCCGGCGACGGGGGCGCTGCTGATTACGCCGCCGTTGAAGATTCGCCGGGGATCCGGCAGCCCGTGCCGCGTGCTGGCGCTGGTCGAGGCCGCGATCGGCCACGTGTGA
- a CDS encoding glutamate decarboxylase, protein MNPSVEKITAYDQFNFPTPENEFPRDGMAARAAEAIVISSEWTDANPMLNMSSFVTTWAEPEAVDTARRNMFKNYIDHDMYPQLFAMETRMVKWLHHLWNGPAGVEPYGTATVGSSEACMLAGLAHKWNWRQKREKAGKDASRPNMVTGGNVQIVWKKFLRYFDVEPRIVPLKPGNYRLTAEALDQYVDENTIAVVAIAGQTFTGEDDDIQGIHDWLDDYEKKTGISIPMHIDGASGGFVNPFLYPDYQWDFRLPRVQSINASGHKYGLVPPGLGWVVFRERKVFNEDLVFYVNYLGGEMPTATLNFSRNGFQIAVQYYMFLRLGFEGYRRIMQHTLENAIALRKTLVDSGYFTIMNEMQRIPVVAVTLDKKVTKFNEFDVSNKVREKGWVLSAYSMPPNAEEVKSLRVVVRPHINQNVAQQLGHDVISACRYLEQHGGTAAPPKLHGHESATPAKC, encoded by the coding sequence ATGAACCCATCCGTGGAAAAGATCACTGCCTACGACCAGTTTAACTTCCCGACTCCGGAGAACGAGTTTCCGAGAGACGGGATGGCGGCTCGCGCGGCGGAGGCCATCGTCATCAGTTCGGAGTGGACGGATGCGAACCCGATGCTGAACATGTCGTCGTTCGTGACGACATGGGCAGAGCCGGAAGCCGTGGACACGGCGAGACGGAACATGTTCAAGAACTACATCGACCACGACATGTACCCACAGCTGTTCGCGATGGAGACGCGGATGGTCAAGTGGCTGCACCATCTCTGGAACGGTCCGGCCGGCGTGGAGCCGTACGGCACCGCCACCGTGGGCTCGTCGGAAGCCTGCATGCTGGCAGGCCTCGCGCACAAGTGGAACTGGCGGCAGAAGCGCGAGAAGGCAGGCAAGGACGCAAGCCGGCCCAACATGGTGACGGGCGGCAACGTGCAGATCGTCTGGAAGAAGTTTCTGCGCTATTTCGACGTCGAGCCGCGCATCGTGCCGTTGAAGCCCGGCAACTACCGGCTCACAGCGGAAGCGCTCGACCAGTACGTCGACGAAAACACGATCGCGGTGGTCGCGATCGCGGGTCAGACGTTCACGGGCGAGGACGACGACATCCAGGGCATCCACGACTGGCTCGACGACTACGAGAAGAAGACCGGCATCTCGATCCCGATGCATATCGACGGCGCGTCGGGCGGCTTCGTCAATCCGTTCCTCTACCCCGACTACCAATGGGACTTCCGGCTGCCGCGCGTGCAGTCGATCAACGCGTCCGGGCACAAGTACGGCCTCGTTCCGCCGGGACTGGGGTGGGTCGTCTTCCGTGAGCGCAAGGTATTCAACGAGGATCTCGTTTTCTACGTGAACTACCTCGGCGGCGAGATGCCGACCGCGACGCTGAACTTCAGCCGCAACGGCTTCCAGATCGCCGTGCAGTACTACATGTTCCTCAGACTGGGATTCGAAGGCTACCGGCGGATCATGCAGCACACGCTGGAGAACGCGATCGCGCTGCGCAAGACGCTCGTCGACAGCGGCTATTTCACGATCATGAACGAGATGCAGCGGATACCGGTTGTCGCCGTTACGCTGGACAAGAAAGTCACCAAGTTCAACGAATTCGACGTTTCGAACAAGGTGCGGGAAAAGGGCTGGGTGCTTTCAGCGTACTCGATGCCGCCGAACGCCGAGGAAGTGAAAAGCCTGCGGGTCGTCGTGCGTCCGCACATCAATCAGAACGTGGCCCAACAGCTCGGGCACGACGTCATCAGTGCGTGCCGGTATCTCGAGCAGCACGGCGGAACCGCCGCGCCGCCCAAGCTGCACGGACACGAGAGCGCAACGCCCGCCAAGTGCTGA
- a CDS encoding indolepyruvate ferredoxin oxidoreductase subunit alpha yields the protein MAEKSFKKEVQKLRMPAGEEFRGEGILAVTKALLQSGVSYVAGYQGAPISHLMDVLSDANEILEDLGVHFESSASEATAAATLAASVNYPLRGAVTFKATVGTNVASDALANLASGGVTGGALVIVGEDYGEGSSIMQERSHAFAMKSQMWLLDPRPNLPSIVDAVEKGFELSEASHTPVMLQLRIRACHVHGHFTTKANVRPSYTLKDAIENPVRDVGRIVLPPASFGHEREKVEERWPAAVEFVRRHRLNEFFGADSAHDVGIIVQGGLYNTLMRALALVGLADVYGRTELPIYVMNVAYPTIDAEVREFCAGKRAVLMIEEGQPEFIEQALNTILRQADLPTRVHGKDCLPRAGDYTPNVVIKGLLKFVGRYLPDLIREEALPAGVRETVSTRRPVPVPVVSSASASASVQAAADAAAPRAIEAPPPALPEVHPRPPSFCTGCPERPIFTAMKLVERELGAHHISCDIGCHLFSILPPFNLGATTMGYGLGWAGAAAFNTKETDRRTISVMGDGGFWHNGLTSGVGNAVFNRSDNVLVIVDNGYSAATGGQDIMSSRADNTIRTTRNPIEAAVRGVGVKWVKTITRTYSVAKMRDTLREALTTKESGPKVIIAQSECMLNKQRRMKPLMKRWIKEGKRVVRERFGVDSDTCTGDHSCIRLSGCPSLTIRENPDPLRRDPVAAVLDSCVGCGLCGEVSHAAVLCPSFYRAELVSNAGWRERVAKRIAERVIAALQRRVKSREVAYVV from the coding sequence ATGGCAGAGAAATCGTTCAAGAAGGAAGTGCAGAAGCTGCGCATGCCGGCCGGCGAGGAATTTCGCGGCGAAGGCATTCTCGCGGTCACGAAGGCGCTGCTGCAGTCGGGGGTGTCGTATGTCGCCGGCTATCAGGGCGCCCCGATCTCGCACCTGATGGATGTGTTGTCGGACGCGAACGAGATTCTCGAAGACCTCGGCGTCCATTTCGAAAGCAGCGCGAGCGAAGCGACAGCGGCGGCGACGCTGGCCGCCTCGGTCAACTATCCGCTGCGCGGCGCGGTGACGTTCAAGGCAACGGTCGGCACGAACGTCGCGTCCGATGCGCTCGCGAACCTCGCTTCGGGCGGCGTGACGGGCGGCGCGCTCGTGATCGTCGGCGAGGACTACGGCGAAGGCTCGAGCATCATGCAGGAGCGCTCGCACGCGTTCGCGATGAAGTCGCAAATGTGGCTGCTCGATCCGCGTCCGAATCTGCCTTCGATCGTCGATGCGGTCGAGAAGGGCTTCGAATTGTCGGAGGCGAGCCATACGCCCGTGATGCTGCAGCTGCGCATTCGCGCGTGCCACGTGCACGGGCACTTCACGACCAAGGCCAACGTGCGGCCGTCCTACACGCTCAAGGACGCAATCGAGAACCCCGTGCGCGACGTCGGCCGGATCGTCTTGCCGCCCGCGAGCTTCGGGCACGAGCGCGAGAAAGTCGAGGAGCGCTGGCCGGCCGCCGTCGAGTTCGTGCGCCGGCACCGGCTCAATGAGTTCTTCGGAGCGGACAGCGCGCACGACGTCGGCATCATCGTGCAAGGCGGCCTCTACAACACGCTGATGCGAGCGCTCGCGCTCGTCGGCCTCGCCGACGTCTACGGCCGCACCGAGTTGCCGATCTACGTGATGAACGTGGCCTATCCGACGATCGATGCCGAGGTGCGCGAATTCTGCGCGGGTAAGCGCGCCGTGCTGATGATCGAAGAAGGCCAGCCGGAATTCATCGAGCAAGCGCTCAACACGATTCTGCGTCAGGCCGATCTGCCAACGCGCGTACATGGCAAGGATTGTCTGCCGCGCGCGGGAGACTACACGCCGAACGTCGTCATCAAGGGGTTGCTGAAATTTGTCGGCCGTTACTTGCCCGATCTGATTCGTGAAGAGGCGTTGCCTGCCGGCGTGCGCGAGACGGTGTCGACACGGCGCCCCGTGCCCGTGCCGGTGGTGTCGTCAGCCTCGGCTTCGGCGAGTGTGCAGGCCGCGGCTGACGCGGCGGCGCCTCGTGCCATCGAGGCGCCGCCGCCTGCTCTGCCCGAGGTGCATCCGCGCCCGCCGTCGTTCTGCACGGGCTGCCCCGAGCGTCCGATCTTCACGGCCATGAAGCTCGTCGAGCGCGAGCTCGGCGCGCATCACATCAGCTGCGACATCGGCTGTCATCTGTTCTCGATCCTCCCGCCGTTCAACCTCGGGGCGACGACGATGGGCTATGGGCTCGGCTGGGCCGGCGCGGCCGCATTCAACACGAAGGAAACGGACCGCCGCACGATCAGCGTGATGGGCGACGGCGGTTTCTGGCACAACGGTCTCACGAGCGGCGTCGGCAACGCGGTGTTCAACCGCAGCGACAACGTGCTCGTCATCGTCGATAACGGCTACTCGGCGGCGACGGGCGGACAGGACATCATGTCGTCGAGGGCCGACAACACGATCCGCACCACCCGCAATCCGATCGAGGCGGCCGTGCGCGGCGTCGGCGTCAAATGGGTCAAGACGATCACGCGCACGTACAGCGTGGCGAAGATGCGCGACACGCTGCGTGAAGCGCTGACGACGAAGGAGAGCGGGCCGAAGGTCATCATCGCGCAATCGGAATGCATGCTGAACAAGCAGCGCCGCATGAAGCCGCTGATGAAGCGCTGGATCAAGGAAGGCAAGCGCGTCGTGCGCGAACGCTTCGGCGTCGATTCCGACACCTGCACGGGGGACCATTCGTGCATTCGCCTCTCGGGTTGTCCGTCGCTGACGATCCGCGAGAACCCCGACCCGCTGCGCCGCGATCCGGTCGCGGCCGTGCTCGATAGCTGCGTCGGTTGCGGGCTTTGCGGAGAGGTCTCGCACGCCGCTGTGCTGTGTCCGTCTTTTTATCGCGCCGAGCTGGTCAGCAACGCGGGCTGGCGGGAGCGTGTTGCGAAGCGCATCGCCGAGCGCGTGATCGCCGCGCTGCAGCGGCGCGTGAAGTCGCGGGAGGTCGCTTATGTTGTCTGA
- a CDS encoding thiolase family protein: MPLHNVLVTAGVEVPYRRHASGVSTGGLLAQAFAAVLEQSGLRAADIDGLGVASFTLAPDHAIDVAWRLGLTPRWCMDDCHGGASAINLLQHAIRAIQCGDASAVALVSGDHFEPADFKRLVEHYNLTTRTYLRPLENGGPNSLFAMLTQRHAKRNGLTRRDYGALCVAQRAWAAQNPDAVYREPLSIEDYLAAPVVAEPLGRFDCVPVVSGANAVIVARADLVRHASNMRVRALQCRYNFDHQAGDGLQTSLATIAEDLWRQAGVSPQDMDVVSVYDDYPVMTLVQLADLGFAPDGDLRALIERVASRALAVNTSGGQLSAGQAGAAGGMHGLVEAITQLRGAAGARQVSEARRAVVSGYGMVEYRYGMCANAVVLERTEAGAP; encoded by the coding sequence ATGCCTCTTCATAACGTGCTCGTGACTGCCGGCGTGGAGGTGCCGTACCGGCGCCACGCCTCGGGCGTTTCGACCGGCGGCCTGCTCGCGCAAGCCTTCGCCGCTGTGCTCGAGCAGTCGGGCTTGCGCGCAGCCGATATCGACGGCCTCGGCGTCGCGTCGTTCACGCTTGCGCCCGACCACGCCATCGACGTGGCGTGGAGGCTCGGCTTGACCCCGCGCTGGTGCATGGACGATTGTCACGGCGGCGCGAGCGCGATCAATCTGCTGCAGCACGCGATACGCGCGATTCAATGCGGCGATGCGAGCGCCGTCGCGCTCGTGTCCGGCGATCACTTCGAGCCGGCGGACTTCAAGCGGCTCGTCGAGCATTACAACCTCACGACGCGCACCTATTTGCGGCCGCTCGAAAACGGCGGCCCGAACAGCCTGTTCGCGATGCTGACGCAGCGCCATGCGAAGCGGAACGGCCTGACGCGCCGCGACTATGGCGCGCTGTGCGTCGCGCAACGCGCATGGGCGGCGCAGAACCCGGACGCCGTCTACCGCGAGCCGCTTTCGATCGAAGACTATCTCGCGGCCCCTGTCGTTGCCGAACCGCTCGGCCGCTTCGACTGCGTACCGGTCGTGAGCGGGGCGAACGCCGTGATCGTCGCGCGCGCCGATCTCGTGCGCCATGCGTCGAACATGCGGGTGCGCGCGCTGCAATGCCGATACAACTTCGATCACCAGGCTGGCGACGGCTTGCAGACCTCGCTGGCGACGATCGCCGAAGACTTGTGGCGGCAAGCCGGCGTCTCACCGCAAGACATGGACGTGGTGTCGGTCTACGACGATTACCCGGTCATGACGCTCGTCCAACTCGCCGATCTCGGCTTCGCGCCCGATGGCGATCTGCGGGCGCTGATCGAGCGCGTCGCGTCGCGCGCGCTCGCGGTCAATACGTCGGGCGGGCAGTTGTCGGCGGGGCAGGCGGGCGCTGCGGGCGGCATGCACGGCCTCGTCGAGGCGATCACGCAATTGCGCGGCGCAGCCGGCGCGCGTCAGGTGTCCGAGGCGCGGCGCGCGGTCGTGAGCGGCTACGGCATGGTCGAGTATCGCTACGGCATGTGCGCGAACGCGGTCGTGCTCGAACGAACCGAGGCAGGTGCGCCATGA
- a CDS encoding MFS transporter: protein MTSMQTISAAGAPGNDAAGNGTAAGIQAAPVDAKALRRIVMASVAGNALEWYDFFLYSTAAALVFGQVFFPKGADPLLGTLAAFAGFAVGFAARPFGGVLFGHIGDRYGRKGALVWTLSIMGGATFLIGLLPTYAQVGLLAPALLVLLRVLQGIASGGEWGGGVLIISESAPPEKRGFLAAWSQIGVGGGFVLSAAVFFAVQTLPKDAFMSWGWRIPFLLSIFIFGVGVYIRSKLPESAEFAKAEAAGKKAHMPVMEAIRKHPKEILMAMGLRVAENGGSYIFLAFALVYGKFIGVPNAVMLAGVMVSMTVELVAMPIWGRLSDRIGRKPIYMIGAVGLIVVAFPFFWLLDTKVPTLIWLAFLLGNPLCHGAMIGTQPSLMGELFSTEVRYSGMALGHEIASVFAGGLSPLLATALLAHYRAAWPVALMLIAMGAITVIALLFTHETAPRRSR from the coding sequence ATGACAAGCATGCAGACCATTTCCGCCGCCGGTGCACCCGGCAATGACGCTGCCGGCAACGGCACGGCCGCCGGCATTCAGGCGGCGCCTGTCGACGCCAAGGCGCTGCGCCGCATCGTCATGGCGTCGGTCGCGGGCAATGCGCTCGAATGGTACGACTTCTTCCTGTACAGCACAGCCGCCGCGCTCGTGTTCGGCCAGGTGTTCTTCCCGAAGGGCGCCGACCCGCTGCTCGGCACCCTCGCCGCGTTCGCCGGCTTCGCAGTGGGCTTCGCCGCGCGGCCGTTCGGCGGCGTGCTGTTCGGGCACATCGGCGATCGCTACGGACGCAAGGGCGCGCTCGTGTGGACGCTCTCCATCATGGGCGGCGCGACGTTCCTGATCGGCCTGCTGCCGACCTACGCGCAAGTCGGCCTCCTGGCGCCCGCGCTGCTCGTGCTGCTGCGTGTGCTGCAAGGCATCGCGTCCGGCGGCGAATGGGGCGGCGGCGTGCTGATCATCAGCGAATCGGCGCCGCCCGAGAAGCGCGGCTTTCTCGCGGCGTGGAGCCAGATCGGCGTGGGCGGCGGCTTCGTGCTTTCGGCGGCGGTGTTCTTCGCCGTGCAGACCTTGCCCAAGGACGCGTTCATGAGTTGGGGATGGCGCATCCCGTTCCTGCTGTCGATTTTCATTTTCGGCGTCGGCGTCTACATCCGCTCGAAGCTGCCGGAGAGCGCCGAGTTCGCCAAAGCGGAAGCGGCGGGCAAGAAGGCGCATATGCCGGTCATGGAGGCCATCCGCAAGCACCCGAAAGAGATCCTGATGGCGATGGGGCTGCGCGTCGCGGAAAACGGCGGCTCGTACATCTTTCTCGCGTTCGCGCTCGTGTACGGCAAATTCATCGGCGTGCCCAATGCGGTCATGCTGGCCGGCGTGATGGTATCGATGACCGTCGAACTGGTTGCGATGCCGATCTGGGGCCGCCTGTCCGATCGGATTGGCCGCAAGCCGATTTATATGATCGGCGCGGTGGGGCTCATCGTCGTCGCGTTCCCGTTCTTCTGGCTGCTCGACACCAAGGTGCCGACGCTGATCTGGCTTGCGTTCCTGCTGGGGAATCCGCTTTGCCACGGCGCGATGATCGGCACGCAGCCGAGCCTGATGGGCGAGCTGTTCAGCACGGAGGTGCGCTACTCGGGCATGGCGCTCGGTCACGAGATCGCCTCGGTGTTCGCGGGCGGCTTGTCGCCGTTGCTCGCGACAGCGCTGCTCGCTCACTATCGCGCCGCATGGCCGGTCGCGCTGATGCTGATCGCGATGGGCGCCATCACGGTGATCGCGCTGTTGTTCACGCACGAGACCGCGCCGCGGCGCTCGCGTTGA
- a CDS encoding ATP-dependent acyl-CoA ligase has translation MEAVVEARENTSGAMREHAGPHTLPALLAARVARHGAAPLISDGTTTWSAADALDIAARRAGALAAHGVERGDRVALMCTNRIEFIEIVLGCAWLGAVVVPINTASRGLQLEHILRNSGARLLVTEAHLASAVYALAAPDLALESIWLIGGEQESGAFPGACRTMPMPPAGEPLEAAELADGDPLAILYTSGTSGPSKGVICPHAQFYWWGEHTASHLGVVAGDVLYTCLPLFHTNAVNSFFQALIRDAELVVGRRFSASGFFNALIASRATITFVLGAMVPILLGRPVSPNERAHRVRIALAPGVPERFQADFTARCGIALLDGYGSTETNFAIGGTIDAQRPGYMGRVANGFDARVVDASDRPVPDGTAGELVLRADEPFAFATGYFGMPEKTVEAWRNLWFHTGDRVVREADGYFRFVDRLKDAIRRRGENISSFEVEQVLLSHPSIETAAVFAVQSALAEDEVMAAVVLKPGEALEPLELIRFCEPRLPYFAVPRYLEFAPDLPKTENGKIQKYKLREAGVTASTWDLETSGYRLERA, from the coding sequence ATGGAAGCGGTTGTCGAAGCACGCGAGAACACGAGTGGCGCGATGCGGGAGCATGCGGGACCGCACACGCTGCCGGCGTTGCTGGCGGCGCGTGTCGCGCGACACGGCGCGGCTCCGCTGATCTCCGACGGCACGACGACTTGGAGCGCGGCCGACGCGCTCGACATCGCCGCCCGCCGCGCCGGGGCGCTCGCCGCGCACGGCGTCGAGCGCGGAGATCGCGTCGCGCTGATGTGCACGAACCGCATCGAATTCATCGAGATCGTGCTCGGCTGCGCCTGGCTCGGTGCCGTGGTCGTGCCGATCAATACCGCGTCGCGCGGGCTTCAGCTCGAACACATTCTGCGCAACAGCGGCGCGCGTTTGCTGGTCACGGAAGCGCATCTGGCGAGCGCGGTTTACGCGCTGGCAGCGCCCGACCTCGCGCTCGAAAGCATTTGGCTGATCGGCGGCGAGCAGGAGTCCGGCGCGTTTCCCGGAGCCTGCCGCACGATGCCGATGCCGCCCGCGGGCGAGCCTCTCGAAGCCGCCGAGCTGGCTGACGGCGATCCGCTTGCGATCCTCTACACGTCAGGAACGTCGGGGCCCTCGAAGGGCGTGATCTGCCCGCACGCGCAGTTCTATTGGTGGGGCGAGCATACGGCAAGCCACCTCGGCGTCGTGGCGGGCGACGTGCTCTATACCTGCCTGCCGCTCTTCCATACGAATGCCGTCAACAGCTTCTTCCAGGCGCTGATTCGCGATGCCGAACTCGTCGTCGGCCGGCGCTTCTCCGCGAGCGGATTTTTCAACGCGCTGATCGCCTCGCGCGCGACGATCACCTTCGTGCTCGGCGCGATGGTGCCGATCCTGCTCGGCCGCCCCGTGTCGCCGAACGAGCGCGCGCATCGCGTGCGCATCGCGCTCGCGCCGGGCGTGCCGGAGCGCTTCCAGGCGGATTTCACGGCGCGCTGCGGCATCGCGCTGCTCGACGGCTACGGTTCGACGGAGACCAACTTCGCGATCGGCGGGACCATCGACGCGCAGCGTCCCGGCTACATGGGCCGGGTCGCGAATGGCTTCGATGCGCGCGTCGTCGATGCATCCGATCGTCCGGTGCCGGACGGCACCGCAGGCGAATTGGTGCTGCGCGCGGACGAACCGTTCGCGTTCGCGACGGGCTATTTCGGCATGCCCGAAAAGACCGTCGAAGCGTGGCGCAACCTTTGGTTCCACACAGGCGATCGCGTCGTGCGCGAGGCCGATGGTTATTTCCGCTTCGTCGATCGTCTCAAGGATGCGATCCGCCGCCGTGGCGAAAACATCTCGTCGTTCGAAGTCGAGCAAGTGCTGCTGAGTCATCCGTCGATCGAGACGGCGGCCGTCTTCGCGGTGCAGTCCGCGCTCGCCGAAGACGAAGTGATGGCCGCGGTCGTGCTGAAACCCGGCGAGGCGCTCGAGCCGCTCGAACTGATTCGCTTTTGCGAGCCGCGTCTGCCGTATTTCGCCGTGCCGCGGTATCTCGAGTTCGCGCCCGATTTGCCGAAGACGGAGAACGGCAAGATTCAGAAGTACAAATTGCGCGAGGCCGGCGTCACGGCGAGCACGTGGGATCTGGAGACGTCGGGCTACCGGCTCGAGCGGGCGTGA
- a CDS encoding indolepyruvate oxidoreductase subunit beta family protein, translating to MLSDAVRPIGIAILAMGGEGGGVLADWIVDLAEHAGYVAQTTSVPGVAQRTGATIYYVEFHPLKLAPGAPEPVLALAPVAGHVDIVLCSELMEAGRAVQRGFVTADLTTLITSTHRVYSMTEKTAMGDGRVDSQRLLEAGKAAAKRFIAADFAALAQETGSVISAALFGALAGARVLPFERADFEAAIERGGVGVETSVKAFGAGLAATTATAAKESADTAMPAAGNAAAFKPLPNDARLAALDARIRSDFPAEVHAILQAGVRRLADYQDVAYGAEYLDHLMTIRDIDNGNARWELLSETARHLALWMSYEDTVRVADLKIRGGRFTRVAAEVKVERGQLLHISEFLHPRVDEIADTLPAALGRWLMKPGWARSLVERMTREGRVVRTSSLSGFLQLYCVASLRGMRRRSLRYEREMAACRRWLASVAEIARHDYWLAVEVARCQRLVKGYGDTHARGMRSFTAIEAALPVLRRESAAADRVRQLREAALADDSGQRLADLLGQWRVAA from the coding sequence ATGTTGTCTGATGCCGTGAGGCCGATCGGCATCGCGATTCTCGCGATGGGCGGCGAAGGCGGCGGGGTGCTCGCGGACTGGATCGTCGATCTCGCCGAGCATGCCGGCTATGTCGCGCAGACGACGTCCGTGCCCGGCGTGGCGCAGCGCACGGGCGCCACGATCTACTACGTCGAGTTTCATCCGCTGAAGCTCGCACCGGGCGCACCGGAGCCGGTCCTCGCGCTCGCGCCGGTGGCGGGCCATGTCGACATCGTCCTGTGCTCCGAATTGATGGAAGCGGGCCGGGCCGTGCAGCGCGGGTTCGTCACGGCGGACCTCACGACGCTGATCACGTCGACGCACCGCGTCTACTCGATGACCGAGAAGACCGCGATGGGCGACGGCCGCGTCGATTCGCAGCGCTTGCTGGAGGCCGGGAAAGCGGCCGCCAAGCGCTTCATCGCGGCGGACTTCGCGGCGTTGGCGCAGGAGACCGGCAGCGTGATCAGCGCTGCGTTGTTCGGCGCGCTCGCGGGCGCACGCGTGCTGCCGTTCGAGCGCGCCGATTTCGAGGCGGCGATCGAGCGCGGCGGCGTCGGCGTGGAGACGAGTGTGAAGGCGTTCGGCGCCGGTCTCGCGGCGACGACGGCTACGGCAGCGAAGGAATCGGCGGATACGGCAATGCCTGCGGCCGGAAATGCAGCGGCGTTCAAGCCGTTGCCGAACGATGCCCGGCTGGCCGCGCTCGACGCTCGCATTCGCAGCGATTTCCCTGCCGAAGTCCACGCGATCTTGCAGGCGGGTGTGAGACGGCTTGCCGACTATCAGGACGTGGCCTATGGCGCGGAATATCTCGATCACTTGATGACGATCCGCGACATCGACAACGGCAACGCCCGCTGGGAGCTTCTGTCGGAAACCGCGAGGCATCTTGCGCTTTGGATGTCATACGAGGACACCGTGCGCGTGGCCGACCTCAAGATTCGCGGCGGCCGTTTCACGCGCGTGGCGGCGGAGGTCAAAGTGGAGCGCGGACAGTTGCTGCATATCAGCGAATTCCTGCATCCGCGCGTCGACGAGATCGCCGACACGCTGCCCGCTGCGCTTGGCCGCTGGCTGATGAAGCCGGGTTGGGCGCGCAGCCTCGTGGAGCGGATGACGCGCGAGGGACGGGTCGTGCGGACGTCGTCGCTGAGCGGGTTCTTGCAGTTGTATTGCGTGGCGTCGCTGCGCGGCATGCGCCGCCGCTCGCTGCGCTACGAGCGCGAAATGGCGGCGTGCCGGCGCTGGCTCGCGAGCGTTGCCGAGATCGCCCGGCACGACTACTGGCTGGCCGTCGAAGTCGCGCGCTGTCAGCGTCTCGTGAAAGGCTACGGCGACACGCACGCGCGCGGCATGCGCAGCTTCACGGCCATCGAGGCGGCGCTGCCGGTGCTGCGTCGCGAAAGCGCGGCGGCCGATCGCGTGCGTCAACTGCGCGAGGCCGCGCTCGCGGACGACAGCGGCCAGCGCCTCGCCGATCTGCTCGGCCAATGGCGTGTCGCGGCGTGA